A genomic window from Alkalihalobacillus sp. AL-G includes:
- a CDS encoding cell wall-binding repeat-containing protein encodes MKKITCLIIIILFLLITGHVSAADDVHLIIKYKNDVTTQSVGDPSLNLRIVEVDKNEVKEKIKIIKKNKDVAYVEVDQKAYLHNSFINDPYFSTQSDVFNAINIKDEWSSFSDKNKDLIVAVVDTGIDLDHPDLKNQIILGRNILNPLIPPEDHQGHGTHIAGIIGATTNNKVGIASLPRNVKIMPIKVFEEETGNMSTVILGILYAVDHGADIINLSLGSVNGMKALEDAINYAQSKGVLVVAASGNDNEHFVTYPAKYESVLAVGATDTVTGGKAWFSNYGEEMDLSAPGTNIFSTLPGGKYGYESGTSMSAAIVSSTAAMLWKQYPFLTVSQLKNILFDSSSKSPLPYDSNQLLGNGQIDAGNANSFVNNHNRTYGYTAYDTANAISKLGWPILSEASLKVQEAEYTGKFTILASGELFPDSLAAAPLSSYLGSPILLAEQDKIFNSTLDELKRLGTTHVLIVGGPVAISPSIEKKLTDSGYNVIRIAGKDRYETAIKINRLLPVNNDEAFVVSGENFPDALSISAIAGIKKAPIIYTKSDRVPESVKEFIQNNSVEKMTVVGGKKVIEENIEEYLESFASIRRVAGINRYETSLEVLKEFPQQAEQIFFATGKRFPDALSGAALAAHNNQPLVLVNPSTITETTKYVLNVANNNGVKNYKILGGPGAIELQIAWEINKYIK; translated from the coding sequence GTGAAGAAGATTACATGTTTGATAATTATCATTTTATTTTTATTAATTACTGGGCATGTTTCTGCTGCAGACGATGTTCATTTAATCATAAAGTATAAAAATGATGTAACGACTCAATCGGTTGGGGACCCTTCACTGAATCTCCGTATCGTTGAAGTTGATAAGAATGAAGTTAAAGAAAAAATAAAGATTATTAAGAAGAATAAAGATGTTGCATATGTTGAAGTTGATCAAAAAGCATATTTACATAATTCATTCATAAATGACCCCTATTTCTCAACACAAAGTGATGTATTCAATGCGATTAATATAAAGGATGAGTGGTCTTCTTTTTCAGATAAAAATAAGGATCTAATTGTTGCTGTTGTTGATACGGGAATAGATCTGGACCACCCAGACCTGAAAAATCAAATTATACTTGGCAGAAATATCTTAAATCCGCTTATCCCACCGGAGGACCATCAAGGGCATGGAACCCATATTGCTGGAATAATTGGAGCCACGACAAATAATAAGGTCGGTATCGCATCCTTACCTAGAAACGTCAAGATTATGCCGATTAAAGTTTTTGAAGAAGAAACAGGCAACATGTCTACAGTCATTTTGGGTATTTTGTATGCAGTTGATCATGGCGCAGATATCATTAACCTTAGTCTCGGTAGTGTGAATGGGATGAAAGCTTTGGAAGACGCAATAAATTATGCTCAATCCAAAGGTGTATTAGTTGTAGCGGCATCTGGAAACGACAATGAACACTTTGTCACTTATCCGGCAAAATATGAATCGGTTTTAGCCGTTGGAGCAACGGATACAGTAACTGGGGGCAAAGCTTGGTTTTCGAATTATGGAGAGGAAATGGACCTGTCAGCACCAGGGACAAATATCTTTAGTACTCTTCCAGGAGGGAAATACGGCTACGAAAGCGGGACGAGTATGTCAGCGGCAATTGTAAGTTCGACAGCTGCGATGCTTTGGAAACAATATCCTTTTCTTACGGTTAGTCAGTTAAAGAATATATTATTTGATTCATCTTCAAAATCGCCATTACCTTACGATTCAAACCAATTACTCGGTAATGGACAGATTGATGCTGGTAATGCAAACTCGTTTGTAAACAATCATAATCGAACATATGGATATACAGCTTATGATACAGCTAATGCCATATCTAAATTGGGATGGCCCATTTTAAGTGAAGCGAGTTTGAAAGTACAGGAAGCAGAATACACAGGTAAATTCACGATACTCGCTAGCGGCGAACTATTCCCTGATAGCCTTGCTGCAGCCCCTTTGTCCTCGTACCTTGGATCACCAATTCTGTTGGCGGAACAAGACAAAATTTTTAATAGTACGTTGGATGAGCTTAAACGACTTGGTACAACACATGTTCTAATTGTAGGTGGTCCGGTAGCTATAAGCCCTTCAATTGAGAAGAAGCTTACAGATTCAGGGTATAACGTTATTCGCATTGCTGGGAAAGATCGCTATGAAACTGCTATAAAAATTAATCGTCTCCTACCAGTTAACAATGACGAAGCTTTTGTAGTATCTGGTGAAAATTTCCCTGATGCATTATCCATCTCTGCGATTGCCGGAATAAAAAAAGCACCTATAATATATACGAAATCTGATCGGGTTCCAGAATCTGTAAAAGAATTCATTCAAAACAATTCTGTTGAAAAAATGACGGTCGTTGGCGGAAAAAAAGTAATAGAAGAAAATATCGAGGAATACCTCGAATCTTTTGCGAGTATTCGACGGGTTGCAGGGATTAACCGCTATGAAACCAGCCTTGAGGTATTAAAAGAATTCCCACAGCAAGCGGAACAAATTTTCTTTGCAACAGGGAAGAGATTCCCCGATGCTCTTTCTGGAGCTGCTTTAGCGGCACATAACAACCAACCATTAGTATTAGTGAACCCTAGTACAATCACAGAAACAACGAAATACGTATTAAATGTTGCCAATAATAACGGAGTAAAGAATTACAAAATACTAGGGGGTCCAGGTGCGATTGAGCTTCAAATAGCTTGGGAAATCAATAAGTATATTAAATGA
- the wecB gene encoding non-hydrolyzing UDP-N-acetylglucosamine 2-epimerase has protein sequence MKSKLKVMTIFGTRPEAIKMAPLVLELQKYGEHIEPIVTVTAQHREMLDQVLDIFKIKPDYDLNVMKDRQTLTHVTTKALEGLDEVMKEVKPDIVLVHGDTSTTFVASLAAYYNQIAVGHVEAGLRTHNKYSPYPEEMNRQLTGVLSDLHFAPTDASAKNLLAENKTVESIFVTGNTAIDALQTTVDETYSHEILDSIKNDKLILVTAHRRENQGEPMKNMFTAIKRLADEHPDTQVVYPVHLNPVVRETAEEILGNHDRIHLIEPLGAVDFHNFASRAHLILTDSGGVQEEAPSLGVPVLVLRDTTERPEGIDTGTLKLAGTDEETIYKLANELLTDETAYNEMSRASNPYGDGQASRRIVEAILFHFNRVDERPNSFRVL, from the coding sequence ATGAAATCTAAACTTAAAGTTATGACCATATTCGGAACAAGGCCAGAAGCAATCAAAATGGCACCACTCGTATTAGAACTGCAAAAATATGGAGAACATATAGAACCAATCGTGACGGTTACAGCACAACATAGGGAAATGCTTGATCAAGTATTAGACATATTTAAAATTAAGCCTGATTATGATCTTAACGTTATGAAGGACCGGCAAACTCTTACACATGTTACAACGAAAGCACTTGAAGGCCTGGATGAAGTAATGAAAGAGGTAAAGCCAGACATCGTTCTAGTGCACGGGGATACATCGACTACCTTTGTTGCGAGTCTTGCAGCCTATTACAACCAAATAGCAGTCGGGCACGTTGAAGCTGGACTACGGACGCATAATAAATATTCTCCTTATCCTGAGGAGATGAATCGTCAACTAACTGGAGTATTATCTGATTTGCATTTTGCACCTACGGATGCCTCGGCAAAGAATTTATTAGCTGAGAATAAAACCGTGGAATCAATCTTCGTTACCGGAAATACAGCGATAGATGCTTTGCAAACAACTGTGGATGAAACGTATTCACACGAAATTTTGGATAGCATCAAAAACGATAAATTGATTCTCGTTACTGCCCATAGAAGGGAAAACCAAGGGGAACCGATGAAAAATATGTTCACGGCGATCAAGAGATTGGCTGACGAACATCCTGATACGCAGGTCGTATACCCGGTACACCTTAACCCTGTTGTAAGAGAAACTGCGGAGGAAATTTTGGGGAATCATGATCGAATCCATTTAATCGAACCATTAGGAGCGGTTGACTTCCATAATTTTGCATCTCGAGCACATCTAATTCTTACCGACTCAGGTGGAGTACAGGAAGAGGCACCTTCATTGGGCGTACCTGTTCTGGTTTTACGAGATACGACTGAACGTCCTGAAGGTATAGATACTGGAACGTTAAAGCTTGCCGGTACAGATGAAGAGACCATCTATAAATTGGCTAATGAGCTCCTAACGGACGAAACTGCATATAATGAGATGTCGAGGGCTTCCAATCCTTATGGTGATGGGCAAGCCTCCCGAAGAATAGTTGAGGCAATCTTATTCCATTTTAATCGAGTCGATGAACGGCCAAATTCATTTCGTGTTTTATAA
- a CDS encoding acyltransferase produces the protein MRRLVVFDALRFTAVLAVIAIHTTAANADTNLFSFGWNQFARFAVPLFILMSGFLLMGSMQHKTMSVREFYRKRFTKILIPYLIWTVIYTAFSSLGLLKDGQWLQFFKITFLNTITGNGFVHLYFLFVIFQLYLLFPFLKSWIVAKPKQAIIYTFLVTFIVQTAVYAHSIEWIHLPQTGISYGSYFPTWIFFFVFGMFLAIHYKTLEQIIRKQIHFTIGIWIISFSLLLSEGQQTQTFGLSMKPSVMLYCVTSYFMFYGLFLNMQKKLEQHEKRLKKLADSSFMVFLIHPLLLEVGRYFNENYLHLAILEGNFNSVIWFIVVTVLSIGFALIHYKLKTASLLPLMIRKPLTLLG, from the coding sequence ATGAGACGACTCGTTGTATTTGATGCATTAAGATTCACTGCTGTATTGGCAGTTATCGCGATACACACCACTGCAGCAAACGCCGATACGAATCTTTTCAGCTTTGGCTGGAATCAGTTTGCTCGATTCGCAGTGCCTCTATTTATATTAATGTCGGGATTTCTCTTGATGGGGTCGATGCAACATAAGACGATGTCAGTCAGAGAGTTTTATAGAAAGCGATTTACAAAAATACTAATACCCTATTTAATTTGGACCGTTATTTATACTGCATTTTCATCACTAGGTCTATTAAAAGATGGTCAGTGGTTGCAATTCTTTAAAATAACCTTTTTAAACACCATTACAGGAAACGGTTTTGTACACCTGTATTTTTTATTTGTAATCTTCCAGTTATATTTGCTTTTCCCGTTTCTTAAAAGCTGGATTGTTGCAAAACCTAAACAAGCCATCATTTATACATTTCTTGTAACCTTTATCGTTCAAACAGCAGTATATGCCCATTCCATTGAATGGATTCATCTTCCACAAACAGGTATTTCTTACGGAAGCTATTTCCCAACGTGGATTTTCTTCTTTGTTTTTGGAATGTTTCTAGCTATTCATTATAAGACATTGGAACAAATTATCCGAAAACAAATTCACTTTACTATTGGGATTTGGATTATAAGCTTCTCCTTGCTTTTATCTGAAGGACAGCAGACACAAACGTTTGGTTTATCAATGAAACCATCCGTGATGTTGTATTGTGTGACAAGCTACTTCATGTTTTATGGGCTATTTTTAAATATGCAAAAGAAACTTGAACAGCATGAGAAACGTCTCAAGAAATTAGCTGATAGTTCGTTTATGGTTTTCCTCATCCATCCGCTATTGTTGGAGGTAGGGCGATATTTTAATGAGAATTATCTCCACTTAGCGATTTTGGAAGGGAATTTCAACAGCGTCATTTGGTTTATAGTCGTTACCGTTTTATCAATAGGGTTTGCATTGATCCATTACAAGTTGAAGACAGCCTCTCTTTTACCGTTAATGATCCGTAAACCACTAACTCTATTAGGCTAA
- a CDS encoding NUDIX hydrolase, which translates to MNDYIKSMREKIGSDTLLTVGCGAIIEDQSGHILLQRRTDYDIWGIPGGILELGETFEETVKREVFEETNLTINNIRLFGIYSGDQGYAQYANGDKVFSVQIIFHVEDYEGTVISNNESRELKFLHKLELPKNLNPHQAPFILDWVKNISTPIIK; encoded by the coding sequence ATGAACGATTACATAAAATCAATGCGTGAAAAAATCGGTTCCGATACGCTTTTGACGGTCGGGTGTGGAGCAATCATTGAAGATCAGTCAGGACATATATTATTACAAAGAAGAACAGACTACGATATTTGGGGAATCCCAGGTGGAATTTTAGAGTTAGGAGAAACATTTGAAGAGACTGTTAAAAGAGAAGTGTTTGAAGAAACGAATTTAACTATCAACAATATTCGTTTGTTCGGTATCTATTCTGGAGATCAGGGTTATGCTCAATATGCGAATGGAGATAAAGTGTTTAGTGTACAAATCATTTTTCACGTAGAGGATTATGAAGGAACTGTAATTTCAAATAACGAGAGCCGGGAACTAAAGTTCTTACATAAACTAGAGCTTCCGAAAAATTTGAATCCCCACCAAGCCCCATTTATTTTGGATTGGGTCAAAAATATCTCAACTCCTATAATTAAATGA
- a CDS encoding ABC transporter substrate-binding protein, whose amino-acid sequence MRKRAIGLIVILFLGLLSVFPADKAEAADTFNRLWGEDRLETAVKISQRGWPDGLDNADKSVVLARADDPADALAASSLAGVKDAPILLAYPYEIDQIVLNELVRLKAEKIYVLGGTVAISKPVEDKLLANGYEVERIAGDNRFETAFDINATAGTDKSTKAILVNGFSVADALSASSVAAIEQIPIYLTKQGELPKNLPASVEEITVYGGHQVVSSTVLDQLEETGFEVNRVAGENRYETNLKILQSIVDPQNLILVKGTAATGNQDYPDAVAASGLAHRLGGYIVLIHDTRVIDSVNTYLDSTSTNYLVLGGTTALPNDVFKEMGFEIPPEIDTEIKILSEYDLRTLDSSKAMDNISEEVLLNTFEGLYRRGPEGKILPGVAKSYSSNADYTEFTFYLRQDAYWSNGDQVTANDFLYAWKRVLQPENEPSYAFRMQDIKNASEIRNPSSNLYEQWDQLGVHAVDDFTLKVELEKPVPYFVATTTQPEFLPVNHNVGEVFGVTVADTLDTISFNGPYVVTEIDEGEGWQLKKNMLYWDQENIELETIDFIVTHDLNMNASEYLDGDVDISRLPAQHIDEYNDRLDFEKYLNPLTFWLVLNSNSDSALQNEKIRKAIAAAIDPERIVKESTNNEQVAASYLVPKEFIWNLSGEEYRQMYPFTKPSVDAVSLWEQGLSEIGKSEVTLDLDIGRTSRAQHIGFLITDMLEGKLDGLTVNTFAFDFETILENSSNQDYEMMVTGWSSDYPGAKTFLDLFYSKTTTTNYGYSDPEYDQLFEQMLAELDLQKRWDMQFSLEKKILDEAAILPLYQTAENFLVNPSIKGLHHYKKVMYFRDVYVD is encoded by the coding sequence TTGAGAAAGAGAGCAATAGGTTTAATAGTTATTTTGTTTCTAGGTCTATTGTCGGTCTTCCCTGCCGATAAGGCAGAAGCTGCCGACACGTTTAATCGACTGTGGGGTGAAGACCGCCTTGAAACTGCTGTGAAAATCTCACAAAGAGGATGGCCGGATGGATTGGATAATGCAGATAAGTCGGTCGTTTTGGCAAGGGCAGACGACCCAGCCGATGCATTAGCTGCTTCCAGTTTGGCCGGAGTGAAAGATGCACCGATTTTACTTGCCTATCCATATGAAATCGATCAAATCGTATTAAACGAACTTGTGCGCTTAAAGGCTGAGAAGATCTATGTTCTTGGCGGAACAGTGGCAATCAGTAAGCCAGTAGAAGATAAGTTACTCGCAAATGGTTATGAGGTTGAACGAATAGCAGGTGATAACCGTTTTGAAACCGCATTTGATATTAATGCGACTGCTGGAACGGACAAAAGCACAAAGGCGATTTTAGTCAATGGTTTTTCTGTCGCAGATGCACTTTCTGCTTCAAGTGTCGCTGCCATTGAACAAATTCCAATTTATTTAACCAAACAAGGAGAATTACCGAAAAATCTCCCAGCCTCCGTTGAAGAAATCACAGTCTATGGGGGTCACCAGGTTGTGAGTTCAACAGTGCTGGATCAGTTAGAGGAGACTGGGTTTGAGGTTAACCGAGTAGCAGGTGAAAACCGCTACGAAACGAACCTAAAAATATTACAGTCAATCGTAGATCCTCAGAACCTTATTCTTGTAAAAGGAACTGCTGCGACAGGCAATCAGGATTACCCTGACGCGGTTGCTGCTTCCGGGTTGGCACACCGTCTTGGTGGCTATATCGTTCTGATCCATGATACGAGGGTGATTGATTCGGTGAACACATACTTGGACAGCACATCCACAAATTACCTTGTTTTAGGAGGAACAACAGCACTACCGAATGATGTGTTCAAAGAAATGGGGTTCGAAATCCCTCCAGAAATAGATACCGAGATTAAAATCCTAAGTGAGTATGATCTTAGAACACTTGATTCAAGTAAGGCAATGGATAATATTTCGGAAGAGGTTTTATTAAACACGTTTGAAGGACTATATAGAAGAGGACCGGAAGGGAAGATCTTGCCGGGGGTGGCAAAGTCCTACAGCTCGAATGCGGATTACACTGAATTTACCTTTTACTTAAGACAGGATGCTTATTGGAGTAATGGGGATCAGGTAACTGCAAATGATTTTCTCTATGCTTGGAAGCGAGTTCTTCAGCCTGAAAACGAGCCATCTTATGCATTTAGAATGCAGGATATCAAAAATGCTTCGGAAATACGAAATCCTTCCAGCAATCTATACGAGCAATGGGATCAGTTGGGTGTCCATGCAGTTGACGACTTTACATTGAAGGTTGAACTTGAAAAACCAGTTCCATACTTTGTGGCTACTACTACCCAGCCTGAATTTCTACCTGTAAACCATAATGTGGGCGAAGTATTTGGGGTTACTGTAGCAGATACTTTAGACACTATCTCTTTCAACGGACCTTATGTGGTTACGGAAATTGATGAAGGTGAAGGCTGGCAATTAAAGAAGAACATGCTGTATTGGGATCAAGAGAATATAGAGCTTGAAACAATTGATTTTATTGTTACACATGATTTGAATATGAATGCATCCGAATATTTAGACGGAGATGTAGATATCTCTCGACTTCCAGCTCAACATATTGACGAATACAATGATCGCCTAGACTTCGAAAAATATTTGAATCCATTAACCTTTTGGTTAGTATTGAATTCAAATTCTGACTCCGCATTACAAAATGAAAAGATACGGAAAGCGATTGCTGCAGCAATAGATCCTGAGAGGATTGTAAAAGAGAGTACTAACAATGAACAAGTTGCTGCATCCTATCTTGTACCTAAAGAGTTCATATGGAACTTAAGTGGAGAGGAATATCGACAAATGTACCCCTTTACAAAGCCGTCCGTCGATGCGGTAAGTTTATGGGAGCAGGGGTTATCAGAAATAGGAAAAAGTGAAGTTACACTTGATCTTGATATCGGAAGAACTAGTAGAGCACAGCACATCGGCTTCCTTATAACAGACATGTTGGAAGGTAAGCTTGATGGACTTACGGTTAATACCTTTGCCTTTGACTTTGAAACGATACTAGAAAATAGTTCAAATCAGGATTATGAGATGATGGTCACTGGTTGGAGCTCGGATTACCCTGGTGCAAAAACCTTTTTGGATTTGTTTTATTCAAAGACTACAACTACTAATTATGGATATTCAGATCCAGAATATGACCAATTGTTTGAACAAATGTTGGCCGAGTTGGACCTTCAAAAGAGATGGGATATGCAATTTTCGCTAGAAAAGAAAATACTTGATGAAGCGGCTATTCTCCCACTTTATCAAACAGCAGAAAATTTTTTAGTGAACCCATCGATCAAGGGGCTCCATCACTATAAAAAAGTCATGTATTTCCGTGATGTCTACGTAGATTAA
- a CDS encoding ABC transporter substrate-binding protein has product MFKKLSWALIAVLVLSLIQPYFAQEASAAKSFERLSGETRIETSVEISKKGWPSGLDSAEKAVVIARADEPADALAASSLAGAKDAPILLTYPESIDQVVLDELARLKAEKVYLLGGPVAISSDVESTLKSKGYTVDRVSGKNRFETAFEINETAGTSSNTKAILVNGFSVADALSASSVAAIEGIPIYLTKEGELPKELPATIKDVTIYGGDLVVSQEVQESLTSKGFNVARVAGENRYETNLKILNSISNPSNVILVKGTAVVGNQGYPDAVAASGLAHRLGGYILLVHDSRVIDSVHEYLSTSSANHIILGGEVALPNPILGELGFDVPVKSGDTEITVLTEYDYYVDRVDPTLVSDSVAQELLLNTFEGLYTRGPEGEIINGVAESYVANSDYTVFTFKLRDNAIWSNGDKVTAHDFEYAWKRMVDPNYEALYGFNLGIIKNADAIMYEESPVDTLGVTAVDDVTLKVELEESAPYFADLTTRPEFVPVHKETAEQFDANYGSSLSSIVFNGPFVVSKMKDTEGWQLQKNDHYWNKESVQLETINYKITDGASPVAYENGTGDFTEIFDNESQYLNHNDYVGYPSTALFWLNMNQTNQDLNNLNIRKAISAAIDRQALNEEVFSNTAIPATYLVPKAFDWDTNKQDFRAAYPEFNQSLNATELWNTGLADLGKNAITLNLIVGDTGTSPAQGAFLKENLEAALPGLTVNVESLSWTERLTRTNDGKYDIILEGWMPDYPDPVTYLEIFESTNVNNRNYTNATYDQKLQAAVSDMNQSTRWEKLQELEKYLIADNAAIAPLYQYQDSYLKNPALKGIYHYNGLIYLQNAYMSK; this is encoded by the coding sequence ATGTTTAAGAAATTGTCATGGGCTTTAATCGCAGTATTAGTATTAAGTTTGATTCAACCCTATTTTGCACAGGAGGCTTCTGCTGCAAAATCATTTGAAAGGCTGTCAGGGGAAACCCGTATAGAAACATCAGTTGAAATTTCAAAAAAGGGGTGGCCGAGCGGTCTTGACAGTGCTGAAAAGGCGGTTGTGATCGCAAGAGCGGACGAGCCTGCTGATGCACTCGCCGCTTCAAGCCTAGCTGGTGCGAAGGATGCACCGATTCTGCTTACATATCCAGAGAGCATTGATCAAGTGGTGTTGGATGAGTTGGCTCGCTTAAAAGCAGAAAAGGTTTATTTATTAGGCGGACCTGTCGCGATCAGTTCAGATGTAGAGTCTACGTTGAAATCTAAAGGCTATACCGTCGATCGGGTGTCTGGCAAAAACCGATTCGAAACCGCATTCGAGATCAATGAAACAGCAGGTACCAGCTCGAATACAAAAGCAATTCTTGTAAATGGATTCTCCGTGGCGGATGCATTGTCTGCATCCAGTGTTGCTGCAATTGAGGGAATTCCAATTTACTTGACAAAAGAGGGAGAGCTTCCAAAGGAGCTTCCTGCAACTATTAAAGACGTAACGATTTACGGTGGAGATCTAGTTGTCAGCCAAGAGGTTCAAGAGAGTTTGACCTCCAAAGGGTTTAATGTAGCCCGTGTGGCTGGCGAAAATCGTTACGAGACGAACTTGAAGATTTTAAATTCAATTTCAAATCCTAGTAATGTGATTTTGGTAAAAGGTACTGCGGTTGTTGGGAATCAGGGTTATCCTGATGCAGTCGCGGCTTCAGGCCTAGCGCACCGTCTAGGCGGGTATATTTTACTAGTCCACGATTCGCGTGTGATTGATTCGGTACATGAATATTTATCAACCTCTAGTGCAAATCACATTATTCTTGGTGGAGAAGTTGCTTTGCCGAATCCGATCCTTGGTGAATTAGGGTTTGATGTACCTGTAAAGAGTGGAGACACGGAAATTACGGTCTTAACCGAATATGACTACTATGTAGATCGAGTTGATCCTACGCTAGTTTCCGATAGTGTAGCTCAAGAATTGTTATTAAACACATTTGAGGGGCTTTATACAAGGGGTCCTGAAGGTGAAATCATAAACGGTGTTGCTGAGTCCTATGTTGCAAACAGCGATTATACAGTATTCACCTTTAAGCTCCGTGATAATGCTATCTGGAGTAATGGCGACAAAGTGACGGCACATGATTTTGAATATGCCTGGAAACGTATGGTTGACCCTAACTATGAAGCTTTGTATGGGTTTAACCTAGGCATTATAAAAAATGCAGATGCAATCATGTATGAAGAAAGTCCTGTAGATACTCTAGGCGTAACTGCAGTCGATGATGTTACATTAAAAGTGGAATTAGAAGAATCAGCACCATATTTTGCTGATTTGACAACACGACCGGAATTCGTTCCTGTACACAAGGAAACCGCAGAACAATTCGACGCTAATTATGGATCAAGTCTTTCATCAATTGTGTTCAACGGACCATTCGTCGTTTCTAAAATGAAGGATACAGAAGGATGGCAATTGCAGAAAAACGATCACTATTGGAATAAAGAATCCGTACAGCTTGAAACCATCAATTACAAGATAACTGATGGAGCATCTCCTGTAGCGTATGAAAATGGAACTGGTGACTTCACCGAGATTTTTGATAATGAATCACAGTATTTAAACCATAATGATTACGTTGGTTATCCGAGCACAGCTTTATTTTGGTTAAATATGAATCAGACAAACCAAGATTTAAACAACTTAAATATACGAAAGGCGATCTCTGCAGCCATTGATCGTCAAGCCTTAAATGAAGAAGTATTTTCAAATACTGCTATTCCAGCCACTTACCTTGTTCCAAAAGCATTTGATTGGGATACAAATAAGCAAGACTTTAGAGCTGCCTATCCAGAATTTAACCAAAGCCTTAACGCAACAGAGCTGTGGAATACAGGTCTAGCGGATCTTGGTAAAAATGCGATTACATTAAATCTAATTGTTGGTGACACAGGAACTAGTCCTGCACAAGGTGCTTTTCTAAAGGAAAACCTGGAGGCTGCACTGCCTGGACTTACTGTTAATGTTGAATCACTCTCTTGGACTGAACGACTTACACGGACGAATGACGGTAAGTATGACATTATACTAGAAGGATGGATGCCTGATTACCCTGATCCAGTAACATATTTAGAGATTTTTGAATCTACCAATGTGAACAACCGCAACTACACAAATGCAACTTATGACCAAAAATTGCAAGCTGCGGTATCCGATATGAATCAAAGCACGCGTTGGGAAAAACTCCAAGAGTTAGAAAAATACCTGATAGCAGACAATGCCGCGATTGCACCGCTCTATCAGTATCAGGATTCCTACCTTAAGAACCCTGCATTAAAAGGAATTTACCACTATAATGGTTTAATTTATTTGCAAAATGCATACATGAGCAAGTAA
- a CDS encoding sugar transferase, with protein MKPLLDITVSLLALLLIFPIFIIICFAIKLDSNGPILFKQKRTGQNDNYFMIYKFRTMQIDTPNLSTDKLTNPEQYVTKVGRFLRKTSFDEIPQLLNIVKGEMSLVGPRPALYNQYELINKRKTNGINSLKPGLTGYAQIMGRDFISDEKKVEYDKYYLKNVTIVSDVKIILSTFTNVVKAENVKM; from the coding sequence ATAAAACCTTTATTAGACATTACAGTTTCTTTATTAGCATTATTATTAATATTTCCAATTTTTATTATTATTTGCTTTGCAATTAAATTGGATAGTAATGGGCCAATTTTATTTAAACAAAAACGTACTGGGCAAAATGATAATTATTTTATGATTTATAAGTTTAGGACAATGCAAATTGATACTCCTAATCTATCAACAGATAAATTAACCAATCCGGAACAATATGTTACAAAAGTTGGGCGGTTTTTACGCAAAACAAGTTTTGATGAAATTCCGCAATTATTAAATATAGTTAAAGGTGAGATGTCTTTAGTCGGCCCCCGTCCAGCACTTTATAATCAGTACGAACTTATTAATAAAAGAAAAACCAATGGAATTAACTCGTTAAAACCAGGATTAACTGGTTATGCCCAAATAATGGGGAGAGATTTTATTAGTGATGAAAAAAAAGTAGAGTACGATAAATATTATTTAAAAAATGTAACCATTGTCTCAGATGTGAAAATAATATTATCGACGTTTACAAATGTAGTTAAAGCAGAAAATGTAAAGATGTAA